Proteins from a genomic interval of Micromonospora sp. NBC_00389:
- a CDS encoding DUF2000 domain-containing protein, whose protein sequence is MTEPIRFNTKIAVLLRNDLAGWQRLNVTAFLVSGIANAEPELLGEEYRDADDTSYLPMFRQPVLVFAGERAMLTAAHSRALGRGLRLAIFTQELFATGNDRDNRAAVRAVGREKLDLVGLALHAPRNVVDKVFKGASMHP, encoded by the coding sequence ATGACCGAACCGATCCGCTTCAACACCAAGATCGCCGTACTGCTCCGCAACGACCTGGCGGGCTGGCAGCGGCTGAACGTCACCGCCTTCCTGGTCAGCGGCATCGCGAACGCCGAGCCGGAGTTGCTCGGCGAGGAGTACCGCGACGCGGACGACACCAGCTACCTGCCGATGTTCCGCCAGCCGGTGCTGGTCTTCGCCGGCGAGCGGGCCATGCTGACCGCCGCGCACTCGCGCGCGCTCGGCCGTGGGCTACGCCTGGCCATCTTCACGCAGGAGCTGTTCGCCACCGGTAACGACCGGGACAACCGCGCCGCCGTGCGGGCGGTCGGCCGGGAGAAGCTCGACCTGGTCGGGTTGGCGCTGCACGCCCCGCGCAACGTGGTGGACAAGGTGTTCAAGGGCGCCAGCATGCACCCCTGA
- a CDS encoding AraC family transcriptional regulator: MATRPAGSHVSAWRPTVAGVAEVFHAHFVDHAYPPHTHDVWTLLIVDDGAVRFDLDRHRHGALRTSVTLLPPHVPHDGRSATPHGFRKRVLYLDTSALGVELAGRAVDRPNLADPQLRHRIHHLHQVLAERGDEFEADSRLALILERLRRQLRQQAPASGQPGTRGLADRLRELLDARTVEGVTLREAAELLHAHPTHLVRTFTHIHGLPPHSYLTGRRVELARRLLLAGQRPAEAAVGAGFFDQAHLTRHFRRHLGVSPARYPARYPARYPAPQRRREQHSGDVAQPSGGRT, encoded by the coding sequence GTGGCCACCCGCCCGGCGGGCTCGCACGTCAGCGCGTGGCGACCCACGGTAGCCGGGGTCGCCGAGGTCTTCCACGCCCACTTCGTGGATCATGCGTACCCGCCGCACACCCACGACGTGTGGACTCTGTTGATCGTCGACGACGGTGCGGTCCGCTTCGACCTCGACCGGCACCGGCACGGCGCGCTGCGGACGTCGGTCACCCTGCTGCCGCCCCACGTGCCGCACGACGGCCGCTCCGCGACGCCGCACGGCTTCCGCAAGCGGGTCCTGTACCTCGACACCTCGGCGCTCGGTGTGGAGTTGGCCGGCCGGGCGGTCGACCGGCCGAACCTGGCCGATCCGCAACTGCGGCACCGGATCCACCACCTGCACCAGGTGCTCGCCGAACGTGGGGACGAGTTCGAGGCCGACAGTCGGCTCGCGCTCATCCTGGAACGGCTCCGCCGGCAGCTCCGCCAGCAGGCTCCGGCCAGCGGCCAGCCCGGCACACGCGGCCTCGCCGACCGACTGCGCGAGCTGCTGGACGCCCGGACCGTCGAGGGCGTCACGCTGCGCGAGGCCGCCGAGCTGCTGCACGCCCACCCAACCCACCTGGTCCGGACGTTCACCCACATACACGGGCTGCCGCCGCACTCGTACCTGACCGGTCGCCGGGTCGAGCTCGCGCGCCGCCTGCTCCTCGCGGGGCAGCGTCCCGCCGAGGCCGCCGTCGGAGCGGGGTTCTTCGACCAGGCACATCTGACCCGCCACTTCCGGCGTCATCTGGGCGTCAGCCCGGCCCGCTACCCGGCCCGCTACCCGGCCCGCTACCCGGCCCCTCAGCGCCGACGTGAACAGCATTCGGGCGATGTGGCCCAGCCCTCCGGCGGCCGCACCTAG
- a CDS encoding alpha/beta fold hydrolase has translation MSYVKTKDGTDIYYKDWGEGPVVTFSHGWPLSADAWDGQMLFLVQNGFRVVAHDRRGHGRSSQASAGNDMNGYADDLAAVIEALDLRDVNLVGHSTGGGEVARYIGRHGTGRVAKAVLISAVPPIMVQSADNPEGLPISVFDDLRSQLFADRSQFYQDLAQMFYGANRPGAKVSKGILDQFWLWSMQSGLWNAYQSIKAFSETDFRDDLAKFDIPTLVMHGEDDQIVPVKDSAHKTAKLVANAKEIYYPGAPHGMTSTLQDQVNKDLLAFLRG, from the coding sequence ATGAGCTATGTCAAGACGAAGGACGGCACCGACATCTACTACAAGGACTGGGGCGAGGGGCCGGTCGTCACCTTCTCCCACGGTTGGCCGCTGAGCGCCGACGCCTGGGACGGGCAGATGCTCTTCCTCGTCCAGAACGGGTTCCGGGTTGTCGCGCACGACCGTCGCGGGCACGGCCGGTCCAGCCAGGCCAGCGCCGGCAACGACATGAACGGGTACGCCGACGACCTGGCCGCGGTCATCGAGGCACTGGACCTGCGGGACGTCAACCTGGTCGGTCACTCCACCGGCGGTGGTGAGGTGGCCCGCTACATCGGCCGGCACGGGACGGGACGGGTCGCGAAGGCCGTGCTCATCTCGGCCGTACCGCCGATCATGGTGCAGAGTGCGGACAACCCGGAAGGGCTGCCGATCAGCGTCTTCGACGACCTGCGGAGCCAGCTCTTCGCCGACCGGTCGCAGTTCTACCAGGACCTCGCCCAGATGTTCTACGGCGCCAACCGGCCCGGCGCGAAGGTGTCGAAGGGGATCCTCGACCAGTTCTGGCTGTGGAGCATGCAGTCCGGTCTGTGGAACGCGTACCAGAGCATCAAGGCGTTCTCCGAGACCGACTTCCGCGACGACCTGGCGAAGTTCGACATCCCGACGCTGGTGATGCACGGCGAGGACGACCAGATCGTGCCGGTCAAGGACTCGGCGCACAAGACCGCGAAGCTTGTCGCGAACGCCAAGGAGATCTACTACCCGGGCGCCCCGCACGGCATGACGTCCACCCTGCAGGACCAGGTCAACAAGGATCTGCTGGCGTTCCTGCGCGGCTGA